The genomic DNA ATAGACTACTGCTTAATTCGGTAATTTATGCTATAGCAAGCTATACGTACGCGtaataaatgatatatatatcctttCATTAATTCTTTTGACCTCTATATGATAATAAAACTCCCTCTAATAAAGTCTTCATTGAAACTGTCAATGGCTTGATTAAAAGTTCAACCACACTATCTTATACGCAATTTGCcttcttaatatatattgtactatcaaagaaaaaaaaaaaaaatcagataattaattaactcaaaATCGGGGAAAAAGCAGATGAAGAAAAAGCTATATATACGTATGATCTCAAAGCTCCAAGGAATAGTACACTGCCTACAATTCCCTTGCAATGGCTTCGAAAACACTTGCATATGTGCTTTCAaccttccttttccttctccaACTCAACCTCTCTGCAGGGCAGACGACTGTCGTGAAAGCTGCATACTGGTTTCCCGGCAGCGAATTCCCGGTGTCGAGCATAGATTCCACCCTTTTCACCCATCTCTTTTGTGCCTTTGCCGATCTAGACTCCACCACCTACAAAGTCACCATTGCTTCCACAAACGCAGTTCAATTCTCAACCTTCACCCAAACCGTGCAGCAAAAAAACCCTTCAGTCAAAACCCTTTTATCCATCGGCGGCGGAGGCTCCAGTCCTTCAACCTTCGCTTCAATGGCTAGCCAAAACAGCTCCCGTAAAACATTCATAGATTCCTCCATACAGCTTGCTAGGAATTATAGCTTCCATGGCCTTGACCTCGACTGGGAATACCCTTCCTCCCCCACAGAAATGACCAACCTCGGCTCCCTCCTCACGGAATGGCGAGCAGCCATCGCCAAGGAATCCAGTAGCACCAATAGGAAGGCGTTGCTTCTATCCGGAGCATTCTTTTATAATTCAAACTATTACACGTTGAATTATCCCTTTCAGGCCATATCAAACGCCATGGACTGGATCAATCTAATGGCCTATGACTTTTACGGCCCCGGTTGGTCACCGAACTTGACTGGACCGCCGGCTGCGTTGTACAATCCAACAAGCCAAGTCAGTGGCGACACCGGCGTCAAAAATTGGATTCAGGCGGGCGTGGCAGCTAAAAAATTAGTCCTCGGCTTTCCATTTTATGGTTACGCATGGCGTCTAACAAATGCTAACAACCACGGAATATTTTCTCCGGCTAATGGAGCGGTTACATCCATATCCTCAGACGGGGCAATAACTTATAGCGGAATCAAGGATTTCATAACCAAGAATAATGCCACGGCGGTGTACAATTCCACCATTGTTGCAGACTACTGCTATGTCGGGACGACGTGGATTGGTTATGATGATACGCGGAGCATCTATACTAAGGTTACATATGCTAAGGGAAAGGGATTGCTTGGTTACTTTGCATGGCATGTGGGTGCCGACAAAAATTTCACTCTCGCTCGGAAtggtaagtatatatatatatatatatgaattcaaTCATAAATTTATTATATCTATTCCAACTCATGCACTTAAAATTCTATTcctatatatgttattttaaaTCTAAGTCATGTCATATCACTTGTTTAGTTAATCAAGTTGTGTTAGAATTGAAGGGTTCGCCTGATTAATTAAGAGATTTGTGTTCGTGtcgacctatataatcttataacCATAAAAGAAATGTTGCACACACTTAATTACACACTCTTTGACGTGGTAGTGAAAATCACCATAGGATCCAAAATTTCAATAATGATTCAAGTTGTGTAcacttgaaaatataaaaagtgaaagagtGTGTAGTATTTCTAATCATACACATAAATCAACACGCCAAGAAACTTGACCCATAAAGCCTGTTAGCAGCTAGGTTTCAACAATAACTCGTGTGAGTTTCAACCAAAGAGAAAAGACAaaccaaattttttgttgtcTCCATGTGCCTTCTTTGTTGGTAAATACATGTTGTGGTGGTCATGTTTGATTATTGCTATTCCTATTTGGATTTGTAGTCTTCATTCTAACTTGTAACCTGTAATTCTTTCTGTTGTTGCATGCAGCCTCAGTTACATGGGGATGAGCGTAGAGATATAGGGACTCTATAGATTGGAGCTTGTATTATCAAGAATAAGACCAAATTAATTAACATCATGATGATATGTGTACTAAGCTCTAATATTAGATCCTAATATTAATGAATAATATCTCTGACTTCCACTGAGAGGGAGATTTTAGTCAAAGAAGTTTAATTTTCCTCATAAATTAACCATAACCAAAACTTGACTAAGAGCAAGCAAAGTAATCTATTTTTCACGGATCAAatattgtcattttcttttgtcatgtttcATAGTTCATATGTTGTCACAACACCCAAAGACACCTCCTAGAGAAAACTCAAGTTTATTCTCGAATAATAAAAGCCTTCGTTCTTTCTTGTAAAAAATCACACCCAAAgataaggaagaaagaaagaaaaactctttttctcttctctcgcCGCGTTGCATGGTgcactctcttttttctcaggCAAAAAAAACTCTCGCACAGCTCCCCATCCAGCTCGCGCCActcttttttttcgttttttgtgCAATTAATACGTttcggcttttttttttaaaaaaaaacaaagtcattTATATGGTAGTACGACAATACCCAACCATCTACAACattctttctaaatttttatacatttttatatatattgaaattatACAAAAATGACGTCAttaattgcatatatatatatatatatatatatatatatatataaaagtggtTAGTGATTAACGATTAACAGTTAGCAATTTTTTCATAACTTAAAAccattaaccgtaaccgcttaGGTAGGCCTTTTCGGCCCTAATTTTTAGTGTGATTCATGATTTCAACAGTAtcattaaggaaaaaaaaagaaaaagaaaaaaccttataatattattaaatcacaaaaaaacaagaaccaTCTTTCATCTTTGTCAACATCAAGATCAGGGAGCGAGGAAGATAGAGGAAGACTATCAATTGGGGTAAGCGATATCTTTACTGTCAAAATACAAAGTATTAGGCAGCAAAGTGTCAACGTTCTCCATGCTACCACATACAAAATGGACCAATCAAGCTATATAGTGCCTCCTCCCCATTGACCATTTAGCCACTTCATCACCAACATATATAacattgtgaaataatattcCATAACTGCCTTTACacccttattattattgattaaaaaccttaaaattgttAGATATTAGTTTGGTTAAACATAAACCCTCGTATCCTTTGtccatcttcttttctttggatAATTTTAAGCTGACATTTTAGACCAAAGCAAGCTATATATACGTGCACGTAATTAACACTTGACCACCGCATTCAGCGGCTTGAAACTGTCTATATATGATAATAAAACTCCCTCTAATTAATAAAGTCTTTATTGAAACTGTCAATGGCTTCAAAAGTTCAACCACACTATCTTATGCGCAATATATAGCTATGATCTCAAAGCTCCAAGGAAGAGTACGCTGCCTACAATTcccttaatatatattgtactgtcaaagaaaaaatatcagaTAATTAACGTAAAAtcgggggaaaaaaaaaggaacaagaaAAAGCTATATATATCCACAGAAAAAGCTATATATAGGTAAGATCTCAAAGCTCCAAAGAAGAGTACGCTGCAATGGCTTCGAAAACACTAGTGTATGTGCTTTCAaccttccttttccttctccaACTCCACCTCTCTGCAGGGCAGACAACTGTCGTGAAGGGCGCATACTGGTTTCCCGACAGCGGATTCCCAGTGTCCGGCATAGATTCCACCCTGTTCACTCATCTCTTTTGTGCCTTTGCCGATCTCGACTCCACCAGCTACGAAGTCACCATTTCTTCCACAAACGCAGTTCAATTCTCAACCTTCACCCAAACTGTGCAGCAAAAAAACCCTTCAGTCAAAACCCTTTTATCCATCGGTGGCGGAGGCTCTAGTCCTTCAACCTTCGCTTCGATGGCTAGCCAAAACAGCTCCCGTAAAACATTCATAGATTCCTCCATACAGCTTGCTAGAAATTACAGTTTCCATGGCCTTGACCTTGACTGGGAATACCCTTCCTCCGCCACGGAAATGACCAACCTTGGCTCACTCCT from Corylus avellana chromosome ca6, CavTom2PMs-1.0 includes the following:
- the LOC132184495 gene encoding class V chitinase-like yields the protein MASKTLAYVLSTFLFLLQLNLSAGQTTVVKAAYWFPGSEFPVSSIDSTLFTHLFCAFADLDSTTYKVTIASTNAVQFSTFTQTVQQKNPSVKTLLSIGGGGSSPSTFASMASQNSSRKTFIDSSIQLARNYSFHGLDLDWEYPSSPTEMTNLGSLLTEWRAAIAKESSSTNRKALLLSGAFFYNSNYYTLNYPFQAISNAMDWINLMAYDFYGPGWSPNLTGPPAALYNPTSQVSGDTGVKNWIQAGVAAKKLVLGFPFYGYAWRLTNANNHGIFSPANGAVTSISSDGAITYSGIKDFITKNNATAVYNSTIVADYCYVGTTWIGYDDTRSIYTKVTYAKGKGLLGYFAWHVGADKNFTLARNASVTWG